A region of Moorena producens PAL-8-15-08-1 DNA encodes the following proteins:
- a CDS encoding glycerol-3-phosphate acyltransferase, with translation MTLNQVLGFLLIVTVCPILGGLPLIAWITRVLTRHNLAQVGTGNISVSAAFYHGGNLVGVLAVLSEAGKGIAAVLLARHFFPSESAWELIALIMLVLGRYWIGKGAGTTNVTWGVLWHDPILALLVFLIGGISFTIFRNPKHGKRVILVLFPVILALLHPQDFSRIVIATSLSLLLAWIYQKIPDDLDLPSGEAQAESKKVFHFFQGDSAVISLDTKLDRKKVGEKAATLSQLKRSGYSVPVGWVLPPGDDPEPLLKYLPVSESEPLVVRSSAIGEDSAQASAAGQYQSILQVTSSAALLDAINRVLESYRNPVAAQYRRDQQLPDTAMAVLIQKQVKGVFSGVAFSRDPISQQGEAVVVEALPGYATQVVSGKVTPEQYQVYFQKSGEQEDSAESLASSRIEGSGDVPPALIKQVALLARRLEDYYQGLPQDIEWSYDGQSLWLLQARPITTLQPTWTRKIAAEVIPGVIRPLTWSINRPLTCGVWGEIFTIVLGRRARGMDFTETATLHYSHAYFNVTLLGEIFRRMGLPPESLEFLTRGAKFSKPPINTTIKNLPGLLRLLGREWRLDQDFEADYQTHFLPLLNQLSARAQSELSPVQLLERIDSILAVLKRATYYSILAPLSMSLRQGLLKIDDKELDNSKTPEVDSMRALAKIATDARHLLSHEQIIYDSGASLFATLAEIPDGSSILEQFDRFLERYGYLSEVATDVAIPRWQEDPRAVRKLFAQFLAYPLPQSPKARGQRWKAEVVQARLDLKGRVTQVYSKLMAHLRWSFLALEARWLLSGLLVEPGDIFFLELAEIRSLVGSDNQELRQQLPEIVQQRRTKLAQDAQLTSVPFLVYGNNPPLPAEPKSLAGSDQRLLQGIGASSGLVEGLVKVVKTLQSDITIDQETIVVVPYTDSGWAPLLARAGGLISEVGGRLSHGAIVAREYGIPAVMDINHATDILRDGQRVRIDGQLGTVEVLE, from the coding sequence ATGACACTAAACCAGGTTTTAGGGTTCTTGCTCATTGTTACCGTCTGTCCTATCTTAGGCGGACTTCCTCTGATTGCCTGGATTACCCGTGTACTGACAAGGCATAACCTAGCCCAGGTCGGTACTGGTAATATATCAGTTTCAGCCGCCTTTTACCACGGAGGAAATTTGGTTGGTGTCTTGGCAGTGCTCTCAGAGGCAGGAAAAGGAATTGCAGCAGTCTTACTAGCTCGCCACTTCTTTCCCAGTGAATCAGCTTGGGAATTGATCGCTCTAATCATGTTGGTGTTAGGTCGTTACTGGATAGGCAAAGGTGCAGGGACGACCAATGTCACTTGGGGAGTATTATGGCATGACCCCATTTTGGCATTGCTGGTATTTTTGATTGGAGGGATTAGCTTTACCATTTTCCGCAATCCCAAACATGGCAAACGGGTGATTTTAGTCTTGTTCCCTGTGATTCTGGCTTTATTACATCCCCAGGATTTCTCCAGAATTGTAATTGCCACCAGCTTGAGTCTATTATTAGCTTGGATTTATCAAAAAATTCCCGATGACTTAGACCTTCCGAGTGGGGAAGCTCAAGCAGAATCTAAGAAAGTGTTTCATTTTTTCCAAGGCGATAGTGCCGTAATTTCTCTGGACACCAAACTAGACCGTAAAAAAGTTGGGGAAAAAGCTGCCACCCTATCCCAGCTGAAGCGTTCTGGTTACTCAGTACCTGTGGGCTGGGTACTCCCTCCAGGGGATGATCCAGAACCCTTGCTCAAATACCTACCCGTTTCTGAATCTGAACCCCTGGTAGTGCGTTCTTCCGCCATAGGAGAAGATTCAGCCCAGGCATCAGCCGCAGGGCAGTATCAAAGCATCTTGCAGGTGACCAGCTCAGCCGCACTACTCGATGCCATTAATCGAGTCTTAGAGTCTTATCGTAATCCAGTAGCTGCACAATACCGTCGGGATCAGCAACTGCCAGATACAGCGATGGCTGTGCTCATTCAAAAACAAGTCAAGGGGGTTTTTTCTGGGGTTGCTTTCAGTCGTGACCCTATTTCCCAACAGGGAGAAGCTGTAGTGGTCGAAGCCCTACCTGGATATGCTACACAAGTTGTATCGGGTAAAGTAACACCAGAGCAGTACCAAGTTTATTTCCAGAAGTCAGGGGAGCAAGAGGATTCAGCAGAAAGTTTGGCCTCCTCACGGATTGAAGGCAGTGGTGATGTCCCCCCAGCCTTAATCAAACAAGTGGCGCTCTTGGCACGTCGGTTAGAAGACTATTACCAGGGTCTTCCCCAAGATATTGAGTGGAGTTATGACGGTCAAAGCCTTTGGTTACTGCAAGCACGACCTATCACTACCCTACAACCAACCTGGACTCGTAAAATTGCTGCGGAAGTAATTCCAGGAGTAATCCGACCCCTAACTTGGTCGATTAATCGTCCCCTAACCTGCGGTGTTTGGGGAGAGATTTTTACCATAGTGCTAGGGAGACGAGCACGAGGAATGGATTTCACTGAAACTGCCACTTTGCACTATTCCCATGCTTACTTCAATGTTACGCTGTTGGGGGAAATTTTTAGGCGTATGGGTCTACCCCCGGAAAGTCTGGAATTTCTGACTAGGGGAGCTAAGTTTTCCAAACCACCGATCAATACCACTATCAAAAACCTACCTGGTTTACTACGATTGCTCGGTCGGGAATGGCGTTTAGACCAAGACTTTGAAGCGGATTACCAAACCCACTTTCTGCCCCTATTGAATCAGCTTTCAGCAAGAGCCCAGTCGGAATTATCTCCAGTGCAACTCCTAGAACGCATCGACAGCATTCTGGCAGTGTTGAAACGAGCCACTTACTATAGTATTCTTGCTCCCCTTAGTATGTCCTTGCGGCAGGGACTACTCAAGATTGATGACAAAGAACTAGATAATAGCAAAACTCCAGAGGTCGATAGTATGCGAGCCTTGGCTAAGATAGCAACAGATGCTCGCCATTTATTAAGCCACGAACAGATTATCTATGACAGTGGAGCCTCTCTGTTTGCCACCCTCGCAGAAATTCCAGATGGTTCCAGCATTTTAGAGCAGTTTGACCGCTTTCTTGAGCGCTATGGTTACCTTAGCGAAGTGGCAACCGATGTAGCAATTCCCCGCTGGCAAGAAGACCCCCGAGCTGTCAGAAAGTTGTTCGCTCAGTTTCTAGCGTATCCACTCCCTCAATCTCCAAAAGCTAGAGGGCAACGCTGGAAAGCTGAAGTGGTACAAGCACGGCTGGATCTCAAAGGTCGGGTGACCCAAGTCTACTCTAAGCTGATGGCTCACCTACGCTGGAGCTTCTTGGCTCTAGAGGCACGCTGGCTGCTGTCAGGTTTACTAGTTGAACCAGGGGACATTTTTTTCTTGGAGTTAGCCGAAATTCGCTCTCTAGTAGGTAGTGATAACCAGGAACTCAGACAACAGCTTCCAGAAATTGTGCAACAACGGCGGACTAAATTGGCACAGGATGCTCAGCTGACTAGCGTACCTTTCCTGGTTTATGGCAATAATCCTCCCTTACCCGCTGAGCCCAAATCTTTAGCTGGGTCTGATCAACGACTGCTACAAGGCATTGGTGCCAGTTCGGGACTTGTAGAGGGTTTGGTAAAAGTAGTGAAAACCTTGCAAAGTGATATCACTATTGACCAGGAAACCATTGTGGTTGTACCCTACACCGATTCCGGTTGGGCACCATTACTCGCTCGTGCTGGTGGCTTAATTTCTGAAGTAGGGGGACGTCTGTCCCACGGTGCCATTGTAGCCCGAGAGTATGGTATCCCAGCCGTAATGGATATTAATCATGCCACTGATATATTACGAGATGGTCAGCGGGTCAGGATTGATGGTCAGTTGGGGACAGTTGAGGTATTGGAATAG
- the recG gene encoding ATP-dependent DNA helicase RecG, whose protein sequence is MTELPDWVRLQKALSVEARVGFTDLEGNQYRFSEFLCLSFGKTPNVLTSTEKRRWQDIGNQFARYSQMTLQQRQHLVAETRRFLNDLKQNTQRRLVEDQSQTEHPMVRVPKTKPLVEKQQASSELGSKKNLDLPLAKLAAVGSKNSQYLARLGLHKVRDLLYYYPRDHINYARQVNMADLVPGETVTIMGTVKRCNCFSSPRNKKLTILDIVLKDSTGQIKLSRFFAGFRYSNRSWQYQQKRRYPVGAVVAASGLVKKNKYGITLEDPELEVLEHPGGSIDSMKIGRVVPVYSLTEGVPADLVRRAIIAALPYTSLIKEPLPVTFRKEYGLMGVCDAIANIHFPQDADTLADARRRLVFDEFFYLQLGFLKRRQAQRKSQSSAVMAPIGKLFDQFNQLLPFELTGAQTRVINEILKDMESETPMNRLVQGDVGSGKTIVAVYAILAAIQSGYQAALMAPTEVLAEQHYRKLVNWFNLLHLPVELLTGSTKVSKRRKIHSELETGELPLLVGTHALIQDPVNFNNLGLVVIDEQHRFGVKQRARLQEKGQSPHVLTLTATPIPRTLALTLHGDLDVSQIDELPPGRQKIQTTVLRAKERKHAYDLIRREVAQGRQAYMVLPLIEESEKLDLRSAIEEHKRLSESIFPEFKVGLLHGRMSSADKDKALSAFRDNKSQIIVSTTVIEVGVDVPNATVMMIENAERFGLSQLHQLRGRVGRGSDKSYCLLVSGSNTETARQRLGVLEQSQDGFFISEMDMRFRGPGEVLGKRQSGLADFALASLVEDQEVLTLARDAAEKIILQDEILENYPLMKVELEYRYQWLMDGTIMT, encoded by the coding sequence ATGACCGAATTACCAGATTGGGTGCGATTGCAAAAAGCCCTGTCGGTAGAAGCAAGAGTTGGCTTTACTGATTTGGAAGGGAATCAATACCGCTTTAGTGAATTCCTCTGCCTCAGTTTTGGTAAGACTCCTAATGTCCTAACATCAACTGAGAAACGGCGTTGGCAGGACATCGGCAATCAGTTTGCCCGTTATTCTCAGATGACGCTACAGCAAAGGCAACATCTGGTAGCTGAGACTCGCCGCTTTCTCAACGACCTCAAGCAGAACACTCAACGCCGTTTAGTTGAAGATCAATCTCAAACAGAACATCCTATGGTCAGAGTGCCTAAAACCAAGCCCTTGGTGGAGAAACAACAGGCATCCTCAGAGCTTGGTAGTAAAAAAAACCTTGACCTACCACTGGCTAAGTTGGCAGCGGTGGGTAGTAAAAACAGTCAGTATTTAGCACGTCTGGGTCTGCACAAAGTGCGTGACTTGCTCTATTACTACCCCCGTGATCATATTAACTATGCCCGTCAGGTTAATATGGCTGACTTAGTACCTGGTGAAACAGTCACTATCATGGGTACGGTGAAGCGCTGTAACTGCTTCAGTAGCCCCCGTAATAAAAAATTAACTATTTTAGATATAGTCTTAAAAGACTCTACTGGTCAAATTAAGCTCAGTCGTTTTTTTGCTGGCTTTCGTTACAGTAATCGTAGCTGGCAGTATCAACAAAAGCGGCGGTATCCAGTGGGAGCAGTGGTAGCTGCTTCGGGTTTGGTAAAGAAAAATAAATATGGGATTACCCTAGAAGACCCGGAACTGGAAGTATTAGAGCATCCAGGGGGTAGCATTGACTCGATGAAAATAGGTCGAGTTGTACCGGTTTATTCCCTAACAGAAGGGGTGCCAGCTGACTTGGTCAGGCGGGCAATAATTGCTGCACTTCCCTACACCTCTTTGATTAAGGAACCCTTGCCAGTAACCTTTCGTAAAGAATATGGGTTGATGGGGGTCTGTGATGCGATCGCAAACATTCATTTTCCCCAAGATGCAGACACCCTTGCTGATGCCAGAAGGCGCTTAGTCTTTGATGAATTTTTCTACTTACAGCTAGGATTTCTCAAGCGCCGCCAAGCTCAGCGTAAAAGTCAAAGCAGTGCGGTCATGGCTCCGATTGGTAAACTCTTTGACCAATTTAATCAACTGCTTCCTTTTGAATTAACTGGGGCTCAGACACGAGTCATCAATGAAATTCTCAAGGATATGGAATCAGAGACACCCATGAATCGGTTGGTCCAAGGAGATGTTGGTTCCGGTAAAACTATTGTGGCAGTTTATGCTATTCTAGCCGCCATCCAATCGGGGTACCAAGCCGCTTTGATGGCTCCTACTGAAGTATTAGCTGAACAGCACTATCGTAAGTTAGTAAATTGGTTCAATTTACTACACCTTCCCGTTGAATTACTAACAGGTTCCACTAAAGTTTCCAAGCGTCGAAAAATTCATTCCGAGCTAGAAACAGGAGAACTTCCTTTGTTGGTCGGAACCCATGCTTTGATTCAAGACCCAGTGAACTTCAACAATTTGGGTTTAGTGGTGATTGATGAACAGCATCGCTTTGGGGTAAAGCAACGGGCTCGTTTACAGGAAAAAGGTCAATCTCCCCATGTGCTGACTCTGACCGCCACACCAATTCCCAGAACCCTAGCGCTAACCCTCCACGGGGATTTGGATGTGAGTCAGATTGATGAATTGCCCCCTGGTCGTCAGAAGATTCAGACCACTGTGCTAAGGGCTAAAGAGAGGAAACATGCCTATGACCTGATTCGTCGAGAAGTGGCTCAAGGACGGCAAGCCTATATGGTATTGCCCTTAATTGAAGAATCGGAAAAATTAGATTTACGCTCAGCAATCGAGGAGCATAAACGACTTTCTGAAAGTATATTTCCAGAATTTAAAGTTGGGTTACTTCATGGTCGGATGAGTTCAGCCGATAAAGATAAAGCACTGAGTGCTTTTCGGGATAACAAGAGCCAAATTATTGTTTCAACTACCGTGATTGAAGTGGGTGTGGATGTACCCAATGCTACTGTAATGATGATTGAAAATGCAGAACGGTTTGGGTTATCTCAGTTACACCAATTACGGGGTCGTGTCGGTCGAGGTTCTGACAAATCTTATTGTCTTTTAGTCAGTGGTTCTAATACTGAAACAGCAAGACAACGTTTGGGGGTATTAGAACAGTCCCAAGATGGCTTTTTTATCTCTGAAATGGATATGCGTTTTCGTGGTCCTGGGGAAGTTTTAGGTAAGCGCCAATCTGGGTTAGCAGATTTTGCTCTAGCTAGTTTGGTAGAAGACCAAGAGGTATTAACTTTGGCCCGGGATGCAGCCGAAAAGATTATTCTTCAGGATGAGATATTGGAGAATTACCCTTTAATGAAAGTTGAGTTAGAGTATCGGTATCAGTGGTTAATGGATGGGACGATTATGACTTAA
- a CDS encoding caspase family protein: MTGKPRYYLIACGTSNYNDQDVPNLDSVPTDLQRVVDLFIHKFGYEEALTNLRLNPKKDDLIKQFSDWLQHEERCEIDRVIFYYSGHGEDLKGDRHYLLMEETDYNQIPQTSLPTEDLVRPLNNEGVKIEQILYIIDTCYSGVGISDVSKFTTQVVQKYQSVRGAGIAVHGIAACRAKDTAKEDVFSRGLEQALKDLSKNYENLYIPLDYLIDQINQIISSEQRASYSASGSEISAKFFPIMPNNIQTWEDKQDELISKLFAELKKHPEHSLIQVNSFILSYNIIEKLVLSDEFILDCREIKKRLTELGQKPVSRGICPLVACAEWCRQRFSKQNDKLRRLAITIESWQQEVIRYREDANLSTIQESVKKADLKFQELIKKENLRLQVEIEPEVDNDNGTGQGSGVLLLSMNLWLESQDLPLGRFAEKIRLEPWESEQSDSEQENESLYTNLEKILPNLIRNARYSLPERVNLTIEYFLPFDYFKTQLDKITFKRGRKRTPLGEEYPIFINSFERYFDQDFLEIRDEIEVKKQGLWNDVNNSVTEPSVPGEFEGDDIYYMGTDPSDSDLERIEEALPIAVWSRNLNQPLIEGEHVNLSEWQNWPNKIRDLRKKKNGLEVTLLWDDLYPKPSQRCRPLNTDHL, translated from the coding sequence ATGACGGGAAAACCCAGGTATTATTTAATCGCTTGTGGAACAAGCAACTACAACGATCAGGATGTACCTAACTTAGATAGTGTTCCAACAGACTTACAGAGAGTTGTTGATTTATTCATTCATAAATTTGGATATGAAGAAGCCTTGACTAATCTTCGTTTAAATCCGAAGAAAGATGATTTAATCAAACAATTTTCAGACTGGCTTCAGCATGAAGAACGATGTGAGATCGATCGCGTAATCTTTTACTATTCCGGTCATGGTGAAGACCTCAAAGGAGATAGACATTATCTTTTGATGGAAGAGACTGATTACAATCAAATACCTCAGACATCCTTGCCAACAGAAGATTTAGTTCGTCCTTTGAACAACGAAGGAGTTAAGATTGAACAAATCCTGTATATTATCGATACTTGTTATTCTGGAGTCGGAATAAGTGATGTTTCGAAATTTACTACACAAGTTGTTCAGAAATACCAATCGGTAAGAGGAGCAGGTATCGCAGTTCATGGGATTGCAGCTTGTCGTGCCAAAGATACTGCCAAAGAAGATGTATTTTCTAGGGGGTTGGAGCAAGCTCTTAAAGATTTAAGTAAAAACTACGAGAATTTATATATTCCTCTAGACTATCTAATTGACCAAATTAATCAGATTATTTCCTCAGAGCAACGTGCTTCCTACTCAGCTTCTGGCTCTGAGATATCTGCTAAGTTCTTCCCCATTATGCCTAATAATATACAAACATGGGAAGACAAGCAAGATGAACTGATTAGCAAACTTTTTGCTGAATTAAAGAAACACCCAGAACATAGCTTAATTCAGGTTAATTCCTTTATTTTAAGTTATAATATTATTGAAAAGCTTGTCTTAAGTGACGAATTTATTCTGGATTGTAGAGAAATCAAAAAAAGACTGACTGAATTAGGACAAAAACCAGTTTCAAGAGGAATATGCCCTCTAGTGGCTTGTGCAGAATGGTGTCGGCAAAGATTTTCTAAACAGAATGACAAATTGAGGAGACTTGCTATTACTATTGAAAGTTGGCAACAGGAAGTTATAAGATATCGAGAAGATGCAAACCTCTCTACAATCCAAGAATCTGTTAAAAAAGCTGATTTAAAATTTCAAGAACTGATTAAAAAAGAAAATCTGCGACTTCAAGTTGAGATTGAACCAGAGGTTGATAATGATAATGGTACAGGACAAGGGTCTGGTGTCTTACTTTTGAGTATGAATCTTTGGCTTGAAAGTCAGGATTTACCACTTGGTCGGTTTGCAGAAAAGATACGGTTAGAACCTTGGGAAAGTGAACAGAGTGACTCTGAGCAAGAGAATGAGAGTTTATACACTAATCTTGAAAAAATTTTACCCAACTTAATTCGGAATGCTCGTTATAGTTTACCGGAACGAGTTAATTTAACAATTGAGTATTTTCTTCCCTTCGACTATTTCAAAACACAATTGGATAAAATTACATTTAAGCGAGGAAGAAAACGAACACCGCTCGGTGAAGAGTACCCAATTTTTATCAACTCCTTTGAACGATATTTTGATCAAGATTTTCTTGAGATTCGTGATGAGATTGAAGTCAAGAAGCAAGGGTTATGGAATGATGTAAATAATTCAGTAACTGAACCCAGTGTCCCAGGGGAATTTGAAGGGGATGATATCTATTATATGGGTACAGACCCATCAGATTCCGATCTAGAAAGAATTGAAGAGGCTTTACCCATTGCGGTTTGGAGTCGGAACCTGAACCAACCTCTGATTGAAGGAGAGCATGTAAACCTCTCAGAATGGCAAAATTGGCCTAACAAAATACGTGATTTACGAAAAAAGAAAAACGGTTTGGAGGTAACCCTTCTCTGGGATGATTTATATCCGAAGCCTTCCCAACGCTGTAGACCCTTAAATACCGACCATCTATAG
- a CDS encoding AAA family ATPase, translating into MPKDPTSDQPDPRIYRGLTLSAESLPTPEDQQKHLSRIPPPPPWRTFGLSVEQWREKAESQNTQDIVRKINPRALGFVPTKQALELVNAALCLRRPLLIEGNPGSGKTSLAYAVAAELGLPGPYRWSIVSRTTLKDGLYAYDAIGRLQEVSLLRQQVGNTERIKEPDIGNYLRLRPMGMAFHQSQPRRPAVLLIDEIDKSDIDMPNDLLHIFEEGFFEIPELSRLKRNSQKVLPYRSQSNDSDEKISIDKGLIQCQEFPLVLMTSNEAREFPPAFLRRCLRLSLKQPDTEEGFYKILENRFDATHLKQLDDPARKLINEFLKRIKARDTTLATDQLLNAIYLLLQGDDLTEETRKEVLNTIFKSL; encoded by the coding sequence ATGCCAAAAGACCCAACATCTGACCAGCCAGATCCTCGCATCTACCGGGGCTTAACCCTCAGTGCGGAAAGTTTACCAACCCCAGAAGACCAACAAAAGCATCTGAGTCGTATTCCACCGCCCCCGCCTTGGCGCACCTTTGGTCTGTCAGTTGAGCAATGGCGTGAAAAAGCAGAATCACAAAATACCCAAGACATCGTAAGAAAGATTAATCCAAGGGCATTGGGGTTTGTTCCGACCAAGCAAGCGCTAGAATTGGTCAATGCTGCATTGTGTTTACGTCGCCCTTTACTGATTGAAGGAAATCCCGGTAGCGGCAAAACATCCTTAGCCTATGCAGTAGCAGCTGAATTGGGACTACCGGGGCCTTACCGCTGGTCAATTGTTTCTCGCACTACTCTGAAAGATGGTCTCTATGCCTACGATGCCATTGGGCGACTACAAGAAGTGTCTTTACTGAGGCAACAAGTTGGTAATACAGAGAGAATAAAAGAGCCTGACATTGGTAACTATTTAAGATTAAGACCAATGGGTATGGCATTTCATCAATCTCAACCCCGTAGACCGGCAGTGCTGTTAATTGACGAAATTGATAAGAGTGATATTGATATGCCCAATGATCTCTTACATATATTTGAGGAAGGATTTTTTGAGATTCCAGAACTGAGTCGTTTAAAACGTAACTCCCAAAAGGTACTTCCTTACCGCAGTCAAAGCAATGATAGTGATGAAAAAATTTCGATTGACAAAGGATTAATTCAATGTCAAGAGTTTCCCTTAGTCTTGATGACCAGTAATGAAGCACGGGAGTTTCCACCAGCCTTTCTACGCCGATGTCTACGGTTATCTCTCAAGCAACCTGATACAGAAGAGGGTTTCTATAAAATTTTAGAAAACCGCTTTGATGCCACCCATTTAAAGCAACTGGATGACCCAGCCCGGAAATTAATCAACGAATTTTTGAAACGGATTAAGGCAAGAGACACAACGTTAGCGACGGATCAATTGTTGAATGCTATCTATTTATTACTACAAGGAGATGACTTGACTGAAGAAACACGGAAAGAGGTATTGAATACTATCTTCAAATCACTGTGA